The Methylomonas rhizoryzae genome includes the window GTGCCGGTTTTCACATTCGCAAACGATCAAAGGTCTGTGGTGCGACATAATCGATTCGGCACCGCGCAAAACTGCCAGTTCGTGGCCTTCCACATCGATTTTAATAGCACCGATTCGGCGGCTCTCAGTAGCAAAATAGCCATCCAACGTGCAAACCGGCACGTCTAACAACGTGCAAGATTCGCGAGTCATAACCGCCTCCTCGAAGGATGCGCCGGGCGAACTTGCCCCATACCCCGGAATACCTAGGCGCAAGCTGCCCGACCTGTCCGACACGCCTTGCGCCTCGACCTGGACATTCGATAAACCCGCCGCGGCGACAATGCCCTTCAAATAATCGGCCAAATAAGGCTGGGGTTCGAAGGCAATCAGCTTACCAGCGGCCACCGCCTTCGCCAACGACGGGATAAAGCTGCCTTTATTGGCACCAACATCCACGGCAATATCGCCCGGCTGCAACGCACTAGTCAGCGCGAGAATCTCGGCCTTATGATCACGGTAACGAGCCTTCCAGCCGCGGTACAAAAATTTAACAACAGTCGCATCAATTCCCGGCATATCGGATCACTCTTTAGCCTTGCGGCAACACTTGCTCGATATCGTCTTCCAAAGCAGCCGGCGTTACGATCGGCGCATAACGCTTGACGACTTGCCCGTCACAGCCAACCAAAAACTTGGTGAAATTCCATTTTATCGCCTGCGTACCTAGGAGCCCGGGCTCGGCTTCTTTCAAAAACCGATACAAAGGGTGGGCATCGTCGCCATTTACCGAAATCTTTTCGAACATGGGGAAAGTCACCTGAAATTTAGCAGCGCAAAACGCCGCCACTTCTTGATTAGTCCCAGGCTCCTGCTGACCGAATTGATTGCACGGAAACCCCAACACCACCAACCCCCTATCTCGGTATTTCTGATACAGCTGCTCCAAACCTTGATATTGGGGCGTAAACCCGCATTGACTGGCAGTGTTGACGATTAACATCACTTTATTGCGAAAGACTTCCAGCTTCAGCAGCCGCCCGTCTAAGGTATTGACCGAAAAATCATAAATAGGAGCTGTCACTTAAGCCACCTGATGCCGCAACACCCTACCAACGCCAAAAAAGCGCTTGAAATAAGGCATGAAGCTGACGGTAATCGGAATCGAAAACAAGCAATATATTGCTGCAGCCTCGCCGGTCGTGACCCCTAGCAGCCATTGCGGTACAAACAATGTCATCAATGCCATCAGACAGTGATAAGACGCAATGCGCCAATTGTCTCTCCATAAAAAACCGCTCAAGGCTAATGCAAACAAGGAGCCGTGGGTTACCAAGGTGCCGAATGCCGCCGGAATTTTATAGCCGATGTGGTAAATCCCCATATACAGACAAGCCACCATGTCGCCGATAAAATTCGGCTGCATGCCGAACAACTGCCATTCTCTAGGTAATCCGGTACATACAAGAAAGAATCCGCTCAAGCAAATACCGATTATGCTAGCTTTCTTCAGCGCTTCTTTATCGCTCGAATAAGTGGCCAAGGCCGGCATGATGGCAAACGCCTGCAAAGCGATGTGATAAGTCGATAATTCGCTCAATAATAAATTCGTACCGTACCCGCACTGATCGGCGACCGGATAGGCGAAATATTGAATCAGCTCCATCAACGAAAAATGAAAAATGGCGTAGGCCCGCGCCATACGCACCCAAAACGGCTCGTCCTTATCCAAAAATGTAACGCTGGCGGCGGCGACCCCCACCAGCCCCAAGCCCAAAGACATATTTGCACTAAAACACATAGTCGATCCGTATCAATGACAGCCCAGCCCTACGCACGCCTCGCTTTAGACTAAGGCCGGATTTGCAACACCTGGGCAAGCCGCTAGCCCGCAGCCCGTCCAATCCGAAATAAGTTTAAGTTTTGATTCTAACAAATTAAAAGGCAAAACGAACCGATCCACACATTTGCGTTACGACATCCCACCCATCACAATACTTTTTGAGGAGAACAACAGAAACCGCTCCGCATCGGCCAAGACCGGCACGGACAAGCCTGGCCCAGGCTTGTATCCCCAGCTGTGGCAAGATGTCGAGATGAAAGCCGCACCGGCCCGGACAAACCGAAAAGTATCCGACAGCCCGCCCAGCAAGACGAGACGAGCCTGCATCGCCGCCGGAAAGACAGGTAACATAAGACCAATAAAGAGCCAACTCACACGGCGACGTTACAGCGACCGAAATCGCAGCTTAGCACTTTATTGAAGAGTAAGGAGTCAAGGCTATAGAACGCAACTTGTATTCCAGAGATTAGGCACAGCCCTTATAGATAAAAGCCGGCAAATATCCAAATGAAAATGGGAAGGCTTGTTAGCGCAGAGGACGGCGTCCCTTAGTGCGGGACGAGGATAAACTTGAAAATATTGGGGTGAACGATGGGGCTCGAACCCACGACAACCGGAATCACAATCCGGGGCTCTACCAACTGAGCTACGAGAAACCCGGTTTGATCACCTGTTCCAACCTCTAAAATGTAAACTTGATTACCATTCGCCCTTCTCAAAAAAGGACAGAAAAAGGACAGGAAATTTCCCACCCAAGACAATCATAACATACCCATTTTCAATTAAGCCTGCTTACCACTTCGACCTTTTTGAGCAACTTCCAAGAGCAATTTCAGAACCAAGGGGGGTGGTTAGACATTAGGATTCCTGATTGTCTAGCCTCTATATGATCTATGGGGTGGTCTGTCTGGAATAGGTTTTATAGCGGATTTTGATAGTAGTAACGCTATCTCATAAGTTGTTGTAAATTGCGTTGAATCTGTTGGTTTTGTATTTGATTTTCTAAGCGATTAAGTTGGCCTTGTAAATGGCCGTTATTATCGAAATGAGCACGCGAAGATCCACCGTCATAATTTCTAGCGGCTGCTTTTGCCTTAATCCGTTCAGCTTCCATGGCTAGTTCCCGATTAATTCTTTGTTCTCTTGCAATCATATCGCTCCTGAGCCCCTCAGAGCTAACGTCGGAAATTTGTCCATTGACTATTGGTTTTTCAGTTCCCTCGGTACAAATGCCATTCTTATATGTTGGCTTGCCGTTAATCATGCATTTTTTTAATGCAAAAGCATTGTTGGCAGTTAACATCAATACGGAGACAATCAGTATAAAAAAAATGCTTCGGGTTGTCATAACAATCCATAATTATCTCTAACTTTAGAACTATAATCCTAGAGGCGGCTATTAGTCAATAGTTGTTCGCGATCTTCGAAACATGTATAAAACTACTTTTCTGAGTGAAATAGTTATAGATAGATTAATCAGTCTATTTGGCTTTTATAAATTTGATTTTTTTTGTTAAAGATTCTAAGCGGAAAGATGATATGAAAAAACAAGAGTTTTATATAACGATTATTCTTACAATTATTTTTAGTTTTGTAATCAGCAAGCCAGTAAATGCGGATGGCAACCTTGAAAAGATAGGTTTTTGTGTTGGTGTTTTCGGTTATGCTATGAATTCATTTGCATTAGCTAATCAAGTTGGTGGTGTTAATATCATGTCTTTGCAATACGGAAGGGCATACGCGACATATGCAGCAATTACTTTAAAAAATAATAATAAAAACATTGAAATCGCTAATTCGATAAATCAAGAAATTGCGTTACATGCTCGTAATGCCAAACAATACCTAGATAAAAACTCAGGCAGAACAGTAAATGAATCTAACACATGTATAGATTATGTTAGCCCAATATTTGAGAAGTTATCATTGAGTGGCTTTAAGCTCGATGACAATTACAGTGAATCGTTAATTGAATTTTCATCTGCTTTAGCTAAGAAAGTTAGAAATAATCTTGGCTACCAATGAAAATTGCTAATTTTTTTAAAACGATAAAGGATATTTTATGAAGGTAATGCTTTTGATTTTGCTTTTCTTTCCTTTTCAATGTTATAGCTGGTCTCTCGTTGATAAATTTCAATATGACAACTATAGAAGCTGCGTTGACCACAAAATTAAAGATGTTGATAGAACAAAAACTGATATGAATGCAGCGCGTAGAGCATTCGAAGATGATTGTAAAAAGGCATTTTGCACTACAACAACCGAAGTATCAGAGGGTGAACTTAGTGAGTGTATGGCAAATAATATTGCTTCATGTGAAAGAGCTAAGGATAAGGTTCAGCGCTTGTCTTTGGAAATGGCAAAAATAGCAAGAGAAGAACAAGCGGAGCGGGAAAGAGAAGAAGAAATATCAAGAATAGAAAATCAGAATAGGCCTAAATATAATTCAAGTCCCTATGATTATATTGATAAGTATATCAACTCACCTGTTCCCAAGATTCCAAAGTTTGACATGGGAAATAGTAGAAATTATTCTGATGAATTGGCTCAAGCGAAGTCAGGTGTTAGCTTGTTTTGTAGTGATCAATTACTTAATGCATGCAAGAAAACAAAATACAAAGACAAGACATGCCGGTAGTTTGCGCTTATAAGGCTAAATGCTGGCTTTTACTTTCTGTTGTATTAGGCATTTTTAATTTTCACTCTGTTTTAGCAGCTCCATTTTCTTATGAATTTATGATGCCAAGTTACTCTTTCAATTCGAACCCTTCGGTATTTGGTAATGGTGCATTAATCGATCTGACTTTTGATAACAGCGGGATCGATAATAAGTCTCAGTTATTTTCTTGGTTAGACGTAAAGAAAATTAGTGTACATGCTATTGGTGGTAGTTTTATTTTAGATGATCTAACTCCCATCTTTTCGAAATACACAACAGGTTTTCCACCAGCATTATTATACACAGATGATACAGGATTATCTGGAGTATTTAGCTTCAATGCTGACCTTTCACAAGTTAGGCTAACTGGGATTGTTAACGAAACAAATGAAATGATTCAGCTTGGAACTCAAGAGTGGGGAATATTAACGTTAACTTCTTCACTTGGTCAGGCAAGGTTTCAAACTGACTCGTATAACATTGGGGATCATTATAGGTTTGGGGCTAAAGCTAGTTTAATTACTGTTCCCACTGCTCCAACTCTTTGGCTTTTGGGTTCTGGCTTGATAGCTTTCTT containing:
- a CDS encoding glutathione peroxidase, with product MTAPIYDFSVNTLDGRLLKLEVFRNKVMLIVNTASQCGFTPQYQGLEQLYQKYRDRGLVVLGFPCNQFGQQEPGTNQEVAAFCAAKFQVTFPMFEKISVNGDDAHPLYRFLKEAEPGLLGTQAIKWNFTKFLVGCDGQVVKRYAPIVTPAALEDDIEQVLPQG
- a CDS encoding FkbM family methyltransferase, which codes for MPGIDATVVKFLYRGWKARYRDHKAEILALTSALQPGDIAVDVGANKGSFIPSLAKAVAAGKLIAFEPQPYLADYLKGIVAAAGLSNVQVEAQGVSDRSGSLRLGIPGYGASSPGASFEEAVMTRESCTLLDVPVCTLDGYFATESRRIGAIKIDVEGHELAVLRGAESIMSHHRPLIVCECENRHLTEYGVEEVLGYFRSFGYDGYFVQRGRLRPVAEFNSNQHQRAEGEDYWNRKDYCNNFVMQYVGR
- a CDS encoding DUF5765 domain-containing protein gives rise to the protein MCFSANMSLGLGLVGVAAASVTFLDKDEPFWVRMARAYAIFHFSLMELIQYFAYPVADQCGYGTNLLLSELSTYHIALQAFAIMPALATYSSDKEALKKASIIGICLSGFFLVCTGLPREWQLFGMQPNFIGDMVACLYMGIYHIGYKIPAAFGTLVTHGSLFALALSGFLWRDNWRIASYHCLMALMTLFVPQWLLGVTTGEAAAIYCLFSIPITVSFMPYFKRFFGVGRVLRHQVA